The [Actinobacillus] rossii genome contains a region encoding:
- the tag gene encoding DNA-3-methyladenine glycosylase I produces the protein MSRCPWAGNSQIYIDYHDNEWGKPQFDSQKLFEKICLEGQQAGLSWITVLKKREAYRAAFHQFNPEKIAAMTSADIDELMQNESLIRHRAKLEAIVKNANAYLAMQKCGEDFSHFVWAFVNHKPQINDIPTLSVIPAKTETSKALSKALKKRGFVFVGETTCYAFMQSMGLVDDHLNDCPCKTK, from the coding sequence ATGAGTCGATGTCCATGGGCTGGCAACAGCCAAATTTATATTGATTACCACGATAATGAATGGGGAAAACCTCAATTTGATAGTCAAAAATTGTTTGAAAAAATCTGTCTTGAAGGTCAACAAGCCGGGCTTTCATGGATTACTGTGCTAAAAAAACGTGAAGCCTATCGCGCAGCTTTTCATCAATTTAATCCTGAAAAAATTGCAGCAATGACTTCAGCGGACATTGACGAACTGATGCAAAATGAAAGCTTAATTCGCCACCGAGCTAAACTTGAAGCCATTGTCAAAAATGCCAACGCCTATCTTGCCATGCAAAAGTGCGGTGAAGATTTTAGTCATTTTGTTTGGGCTTTTGTTAACCATAAACCACAAATAAATGACATCCCTACTCTGAGCGTTATTCCTGCCAAAACAGAAACCTCAAAAGCGCTATCTAAAGCTCTAAAAAAACGAGGTTTTGTATTTGTAGGCGAAACTACGTGTTATGCTTTTATGCAATCGATGGGACTAGTGGATGATCATTTAAATGATTGTCCTTGCAAAACAAAATAA
- the sdcS_1 gene encoding anion transporter → MTPSAITLCFLVFAVVMFAWEKLPLAVTAMIVCVGLSLTGVLPQQDAFLGFVDTNVILFAAMFVIGGALFETGMANKIGGVVTKFASSELKLMIVLMVITGVMSGVLSNTGTAAILIPVILGISAKSGFARSRLLMPMAFASTLGGNLSLIGSPNNLVIQGVLEGAGYRFGFFEYAKIGVPMLLSGILFFIFIGYRLLPKRENVSFDEDDVHVFHNHHNNISKWKQWTSFAVLLTTLFAMVFEDVIGVKLYLSACVGALVLVILRVITEKQAYEAIDSQVIFLFAGTLALAEALKITGAGADIAHTIIGWLGEHPNS, encoded by the coding sequence ATGACCCCCAGTGCTATCACTCTTTGCTTTCTCGTTTTTGCTGTTGTTATGTTTGCCTGGGAAAAGCTTCCACTTGCTGTAACAGCAATGATAGTTTGTGTCGGTTTATCATTAACAGGTGTATTACCACAACAAGATGCATTTCTTGGGTTTGTTGATACAAACGTGATTTTATTTGCGGCAATGTTTGTTATTGGCGGAGCCTTATTTGAAACGGGTATGGCAAATAAAATTGGTGGTGTGGTAACCAAATTTGCAAGCAGTGAACTTAAGCTGATGATTGTTCTGATGGTTATTACAGGGGTGATGTCAGGTGTGCTTTCAAACACAGGGACAGCGGCTATTTTGATTCCTGTTATTTTAGGTATTTCAGCGAAATCAGGCTTTGCCCGTTCACGTTTATTAATGCCTATGGCATTCGCATCTACTTTAGGTGGTAACTTATCATTAATTGGCTCACCAAATAATTTAGTTATACAAGGTGTATTAGAAGGTGCAGGTTATCGATTCGGTTTCTTTGAATACGCTAAAATAGGCGTACCAATGCTACTTTCAGGGATTCTTTTCTTTATTTTTATTGGTTATCGTTTATTGCCAAAAAGAGAAAATGTGTCATTCGATGAAGATGATGTGCATGTATTTCATAATCATCACAATAATATTTCGAAGTGGAAACAATGGACGTCGTTTGCGGTATTACTTACAACGTTATTTGCCATGGTTTTTGAAGATGTTATTGGCGTAAAACTTTATCTTTCTGCTTGTGTTGGTGCATTAGTTTTAGTTATTTTACGTGTGATAACGGAAAAACAAGCCTATGAAGCAATTGATAGCCAAGTGATTTTTTTATTTGCAGGAACGCTGGCACTTGCAGAAGCGTTAAAAATCACAGGTGCCGGTGCGGATATTGCTCACACTATTATTGGTTGGTTAGGTGAGCATCCAAATTCCTAA
- the yihD gene encoding Protein of uncharacterised function (DUF1040), giving the protein MKCHRLNEVLELLQPYWSKKDPEMSLMQILQSIADEAGFDKPLAELSDEVIIYQLKMRDAGKYDPIPGIKKDYEEDFKTALLKARGIIK; this is encoded by the coding sequence ATGAAATGTCATCGTTTGAATGAAGTATTGGAACTTTTACAACCATATTGGTCTAAAAAAGACCCAGAAATGAGTTTAATGCAAATTTTGCAAAGTATTGCGGATGAAGCGGGGTTTGATAAACCCTTAGCGGAATTATCTGATGAAGTCATTATTTATCAGTTAAAAATGCGTGATGCAGGCAAATATGACCCAATTCCAGGGATTAAGAAAGATTACGAAGAAGATTTTAAAACGGCGTTATTAAAAGCGCGTGGAATTATCAAATAA
- a CDS encoding oxaloacetate decarboxylase, producing MTKKIKVTDVVLRDAHQSLFATRMRLDDMLPIAAELDDIGYWSLEAWGGATFDSCIRFLGEDPWVRLRELKKVCPKTPLQMLLRGQNLLGYRHYADDVVDRFVERCVANGMDVFRVFDALNDPRNMKAALQAVKKHGGHAQGTLSYTTSPVHTLQTWLDTTEQLLEIGVDSLVIKDMSGILNPMAAAELVAEIKKRFDVQLHLHCHATTGMSEMALLKAIESGVDGVDTAISSMSGTYGHPATEAIVATLQGTEFDTGLDIPRLEKIAAYFRNVRKKYAKFEGQLRGVDSRILVAQVPGGMLTNLESQLKQQNASDKLDLVLEEIPRVRKDLGYIPLVTPTSQIVGTQAVINVLMGERYKTIAKETAGILKGEYGKTPAPVDTALQARVLEGAQPITDRPADHIAPEMAKIEADVVSQAKEKGVKLAENTVDDALIVALFPQIAWKFLENRDNPAAFEPAPTVEDPAKSVVENKPVSKPVTQSSGSAVYTVELEGKTFVVKVSEGGDITHIASTATPAAQPAAAPAPSAGGVPVTAPMAGNIWKVVATEGQSVAAGDVLFILEAMKMETEVKAAQAGVVRGIQVKAGDAVAVGDTVMTLA from the coding sequence ATGACTAAAAAAATTAAAGTAACAGATGTTGTTCTTCGTGACGCACACCAATCTTTATTTGCAACACGTATGCGTCTTGATGATATGTTGCCAATTGCTGCGGAACTTGATGATATTGGTTATTGGTCGCTCGAAGCTTGGGGCGGTGCGACTTTTGATAGCTGTATTCGCTTTTTGGGGGAAGACCCTTGGGTGCGTTTGCGTGAGTTGAAAAAAGTTTGTCCGAAAACGCCATTACAAATGCTTTTACGTGGACAGAATTTATTAGGTTATCGTCATTATGCCGATGATGTGGTGGATCGTTTTGTGGAACGTTGTGTGGCAAACGGGATGGATGTATTCCGTGTGTTTGACGCATTAAACGACCCACGCAATATGAAAGCGGCGTTACAAGCCGTGAAAAAACACGGCGGTCATGCGCAAGGGACCTTAAGTTATACCACGAGCCCGGTGCACACTTTACAGACTTGGTTGGATACCACAGAACAATTATTAGAAATTGGTGTAGATAGCCTTGTAATTAAAGATATGTCGGGAATTTTGAACCCGATGGCGGCAGCTGAATTAGTGGCTGAAATCAAAAAACGTTTTGATGTGCAACTTCATTTGCATTGCCACGCGACTACGGGGATGTCTGAAATGGCGTTGTTAAAAGCCATTGAGTCTGGTGTAGATGGTGTGGATACCGCGATTTCTTCGATGTCTGGTACGTATGGACATCCTGCCACCGAAGCCATTGTAGCAACCTTGCAAGGCACCGAATTTGATACCGGTTTAGATATTCCACGTTTAGAGAAAATTGCGGCGTATTTCCGCAATGTGCGTAAAAAATATGCGAAATTTGAAGGGCAATTACGTGGCGTGGATAGTCGCATTTTAGTTGCACAAGTGCCGGGTGGTATGTTGACCAATTTGGAAAGCCAACTCAAACAACAAAATGCCAGTGACAAATTAGATTTGGTGTTAGAAGAAATTCCGCGTGTACGTAAAGATTTGGGCTATATTCCATTGGTTACGCCAACTTCACAAATTGTGGGAACTCAAGCGGTAATTAATGTGTTAATGGGCGAACGTTATAAAACTATTGCCAAAGAAACTGCAGGTATTTTAAAAGGCGAATACGGTAAAACCCCTGCGCCAGTGGATACGGCATTACAAGCACGTGTATTGGAAGGCGCGCAACCTATCACTGACCGTCCAGCGGATCATATTGCCCCTGAAATGGCTAAGATTGAAGCAGATGTGGTGTCACAAGCGAAAGAAAAAGGCGTGAAATTAGCAGAAAATACCGTTGATGATGCCTTAATTGTGGCATTATTCCCACAAATTGCGTGGAAATTCTTAGAAAATCGCGACAATCCAGCCGCCTTTGAACCAGCGCCTACGGTAGAAGATCCAGCAAAAAGTGTGGTTGAAAATAAACCTGTTTCTAAACCAGTGACACAATCATCTGGCTCTGCGGTTTATACTGTTGAGTTAGAAGGTAAAACCTTTGTAGTGAAAGTGAGCGAAGGGGGCGATATTACGCATATTGCGTCAACTGCAACACCCGCTGCACAACCTGCAGCAGCCCCAGCCCCAAGTGCCGGTGGTGTGCCTGTGACGGCGCCGATGGCTGGCAATATTTGGAAAGTCGTTGCCACAGAAGGACAATCTGTCGCGGCTGGTGATGTGTTATTTATTCTTGAAGCCATGAAAATGGAAACGGAAGTAAAAGCCGCACAAGCTGGTGTAGTACGCGGTATTCAAGTGAAAGCAGGCGATGCTGTTGCGGTGGGTGACACTGTGATGACCCTTGCTTAA
- the mobA_4 gene encoding molybdopterin-guanine dinucleotide biosynthesis protein MobA produces MITISAVILAGGLARRMGGVDKGLQLLNNQPLVAHTLARLKNQIYQVSINANRNIDQYTQFGVPVFQDEIEGFQGPLSGMLTALRHAKTDYVLFVPCDCPYLPLNLVAKLQSAVKKPGILCAYAHDGEREHPTFCLISRQLLTALEQYFASGERRMLVFLREQHAVSVDFSEQKSAFRNFNTLADLQEQR; encoded by the coding sequence ATGATCACAATAAGTGCGGTAATTTTAGCGGGGGGGCTGGCTCGACGTATGGGTGGCGTGGATAAAGGATTACAACTTTTAAACAACCAGCCATTAGTCGCACATACGTTGGCACGCTTAAAAAATCAAATCTATCAAGTTTCTATCAACGCAAATCGGAATATAGATCAGTATACACAATTTGGTGTTCCGGTATTTCAAGATGAAATCGAAGGATTTCAAGGACCTTTAAGCGGTATGCTTACTGCGCTGCGTCACGCAAAGACAGATTATGTGCTATTTGTACCTTGCGACTGTCCATATTTACCATTAAATCTCGTGGCTAAACTCCAAAGTGCGGTTAAAAAACCAGGTATTTTATGTGCTTACGCTCATGATGGAGAACGAGAACACCCAACTTTCTGCCTAATTTCTCGCCAATTATTAACCGCGCTTGAGCAATATTTTGCCAGCGGCGAACGGAGAATGTTAGTTTTTTTGCGTGAACAACACGCCGTCAGCGTTGATTTTTCCGAACAAAAAAGTGCATTTCGTAATTTCAATACATTAGCTGATTTACAGGAGCAACGATGA
- the dsbA_1 gene encoding DSBA oxidoreductase, with amino-acid sequence MKKLLFTLIAATAAMTCVNAQAAELKDGEQYITLSQERSAQPEVIEFFSFYCPHCYSFEMQYKIPEKVKSGLSQGTTFKQYHVDFLGPQGENLTRAWALAMALGVEDKVKAALFDGAQANAFKSMDDIRQKFIDNGVTAEQFDGGINSFAVNALVKKQQNLVAQFQVHGVPDFYVNNKFRVNPEGLSHDDFVGDYVKTVIELLKK; translated from the coding sequence ATGAAAAAATTACTTTTCACTTTAATTGCTGCAACAGCTGCGATGACATGCGTAAATGCACAAGCTGCAGAACTCAAAGATGGCGAACAATATATTACGTTAAGTCAAGAACGTTCAGCACAACCAGAAGTTATTGAGTTTTTCTCTTTCTATTGCCCGCATTGTTATAGTTTTGAAATGCAGTATAAAATTCCAGAAAAAGTAAAATCTGGTTTGTCACAAGGCACAACATTTAAACAATATCACGTAGATTTCTTAGGTCCACAAGGTGAGAATTTAACTCGCGCTTGGGCATTAGCAATGGCATTAGGTGTAGAAGATAAAGTGAAAGCGGCCTTATTTGATGGTGCTCAGGCAAATGCATTTAAATCAATGGATGATATTCGTCAAAAATTTATTGATAACGGCGTTACGGCTGAGCAATTTGATGGTGGTATTAACAGTTTCGCTGTCAATGCATTAGTGAAAAAACAACAAAATTTAGTGGCTCAATTCCAAGTTCACGGTGTGCCAGATTTCTATGTGAACAACAAATTCCGCGTAAACCCAGAAGGCTTGTCGCATGATGATTTTGTGGGCGATTACGTAAAAACAGTTATCGAATTATTAAAAAAATAA
- a CDS encoding extracellular solute-binding protein gives MFKKFVLLAISLFAFTTTQAIAADSLIDRINNKGTITVGTEGTYAPFTYHDADGKLTGYDVEVTRAVAEKLGVKVEFKETVWDSMMAGLKAGRFDIVANQVALTTPERKATFDKSEPYSWSGAMMVVRADENSIKGLNDIKGRKAAQSLTSNYGELAREKQANIVPVDGLAQSLLVVQQKRADLTLNDSLAILDYLKKNPNAGLKTVWESPADEKLGSGLIVNKGNDEALAKMSAAIVELQKDGTLKKLGEQFFGKDISVK, from the coding sequence ATGTTTAAAAAATTTGTACTCTTGGCAATCTCTCTTTTCGCTTTTACGACCACACAAGCAATTGCAGCAGACAGCTTAATTGATCGAATTAACAATAAAGGAACAATTACGGTAGGTACGGAAGGCACTTACGCACCGTTTACTTATCATGATGCTGACGGTAAATTAACGGGTTATGATGTGGAAGTCACCCGTGCAGTCGCTGAAAAATTAGGCGTTAAAGTGGAATTTAAAGAAACCGTTTGGGATTCTATGATGGCAGGTTTAAAAGCAGGCCGTTTCGATATCGTAGCAAACCAAGTGGCATTAACAACCCCTGAACGTAAAGCAACGTTTGATAAATCAGAACCTTATAGCTGGTCTGGCGCGATGATGGTTGTGCGTGCTGATGAGAATAGCATCAAAGGGTTAAACGATATTAAAGGCCGTAAAGCTGCGCAATCATTAACCAGTAACTATGGCGAACTTGCACGTGAAAAACAAGCAAATATCGTGCCTGTTGATGGTTTAGCTCAGTCTTTATTGGTGGTTCAACAAAAACGTGCTGACTTAACCTTAAATGATAGTCTTGCCATTTTAGATTATTTGAAGAAAAATCCAAATGCAGGCTTAAAAACCGTGTGGGAATCACCTGCTGACGAAAAATTAGGTTCCGGTTTAATTGTTAATAAAGGCAATGATGAAGCCCTTGCAAAAATGAGTGCGGCGATTGTTGAATTACAAAAAGACGGCACATTGAAAAAATTAGGTGAACAATTCTTCGGAAAAGATATCAGTGTTAAGTAA
- a CDS encoding anion transporter: MSNTATAALLAPIGLSIAQTLGADPRAVLMAVVVGSSCAFATPIGTPANTMILSVGRYRFGDYTKVGLPLILIIIAISMVLLPIFFPFFPEQ, encoded by the coding sequence ATGTCAAATACGGCAACAGCGGCATTACTTGCACCCATAGGGCTTTCTATTGCACAAACATTGGGCGCTGATCCTCGAGCGGTACTTATGGCTGTGGTAGTGGGTTCATCTTGCGCCTTTGCAACACCAATTGGTACACCTGCAAATACCATGATTTTATCGGTGGGTCGTTATCGTTTTGGTGATTATACGAAAGTAGGTTTACCTTTGATTTTGATTATTATTGCAATCAGTATGGTGTTATTACCTATTTTCTTCCCGTTCTTTCCGGAACAATAA
- the oadG gene encoding oxaloacetate decarboxylase subunit gamma, whose amino-acid sequence MTPAELFGEGINLMFSGMGFVLCFLLILIWAISASSKLINRFFPEPIPTPKTQQNSTALSAESASDLERLRPVIVAAIAHHRRSQGLN is encoded by the coding sequence ATGACCCCAGCAGAGCTGTTTGGCGAAGGGATTAATCTGATGTTTTCAGGTATGGGCTTTGTATTATGTTTTTTGCTTATTTTAATTTGGGCAATTAGTGCAAGTTCAAAATTGATTAACCGTTTTTTCCCTGAACCTATACCAACCCCAAAAACACAACAAAATTCCACCGCACTTTCTGCGGAATCTGCTTCTGATTTAGAACGTCTTCGTCCTGTAATCGTTGCAGCTATTGCTCATCATCGCCGTTCTCAAGGCTTAAATTAG
- the oadB gene encoding sodium ion-translocating decarboxylase subunit beta: MESIIALIQGMGIMHMEWGQAVMLAISVLLLWLAISKKFEPLLLLPIGFGGLLSNIPEAGLAMTALENLLHLGSPEQIGTIAAHLGVAADPAAIKTALTSVPASVVNQLETMSVDMGYSAGILALFYKVAISYGVAPLVIFMGVGAMTDFGPLLANPKTLLLGAAAQFGIFATVLGALALNYFGIIEFTLPQAASIGIIGGADGPTAIYLTSKLAPELLGAIAVAAYSYMALVPLIQPPIMKALTTEEERKIRMTQLRNVSQTEKICFPIILLLLVGLLLPDAAPLLGMFCFGNLMRVSGVVERLSDTTQNALINITTIVLGLSVGSKLIADKFLQPQTLGILLLGVIAFGIGTGSGVLMAKLMNKFSKNKINPLIGSAGVSAVPMAARVSNKVGLEADNQNFLLMHAMGPNVAGVIGSAIAAGVMLKYVAAMM; encoded by the coding sequence ATGGAAAGTATTATTGCTTTAATTCAAGGCATGGGCATTATGCACATGGAATGGGGGCAAGCGGTGATGCTTGCCATCAGTGTGCTGTTGCTGTGGCTTGCTATTTCCAAAAAATTTGAACCCCTTTTGCTATTGCCTATCGGTTTTGGTGGTTTGCTGTCGAATATTCCTGAAGCTGGTTTAGCCATGACGGCGTTGGAAAATCTGTTACATTTAGGTTCGCCAGAACAAATTGGCACGATTGCGGCGCACTTAGGTGTTGCAGCAGATCCAGCGGCAATTAAGACCGCACTTACCAGCGTTCCGGCTTCGGTGGTGAACCAGCTGGAAACGATGTCAGTAGATATGGGCTATAGCGCAGGGATTTTAGCCTTGTTCTATAAAGTCGCCATTAGTTATGGGGTAGCACCGCTAGTTATTTTTATGGGCGTGGGCGCGATGACTGACTTCGGCCCATTACTTGCTAATCCGAAAACCTTATTGCTTGGTGCCGCTGCGCAATTTGGGATTTTCGCGACCGTATTAGGTGCGTTGGCGTTAAATTATTTCGGGATTATCGAATTTACTTTACCGCAAGCCGCATCCATCGGGATTATCGGAGGCGCAGATGGCCCAACGGCCATTTATCTCACCAGCAAACTTGCTCCTGAATTATTGGGCGCGATTGCGGTTGCCGCTTATTCTTATATGGCGTTAGTGCCGTTAATCCAACCGCCGATTATGAAAGCCTTGACCACAGAAGAAGAACGCAAAATTCGGATGACGCAACTGCGTAATGTGAGCCAAACTGAGAAAATTTGTTTCCCGATTATTTTGCTTTTACTCGTTGGTTTGTTATTACCTGATGCAGCACCATTATTGGGGATGTTCTGTTTTGGTAATTTAATGCGAGTCAGTGGTGTGGTAGAACGTTTAAGCGATACGACACAAAATGCGCTCATTAATATTACGACTATTGTATTGGGTTTATCTGTAGGCTCAAAATTGATTGCAGATAAATTTTTACAACCACAAACCTTGGGTATTTTATTACTTGGTGTGATTGCCTTTGGTATTGGTACAGGCAGTGGTGTGTTAATGGCGAAATTAATGAACAAATTCAGCAAAAACAAAATTAACCCACTTATCGGTTCTGCGGGGGTTTCCGCTGTGCCTATGGCTGCGCGTGTATCAAATAAAGTAGGTTTGGAAGCCGACAACCAAAACTTCTTACTGATGCACGCCATGGGGCCAAATGTGGCAGGCGTGATTGGTTCAGCTATTGCGGCAGGTGTGATGTTAAAATATGTTGCCGCTATGATGTAA
- the tcyB gene encoding polar amino acid ABC transporter inner membrane subunit has product MTESRVDLVINAFWPMVEAAFLVSIPLAISSFIIGMIIAVGVALIRITPVNGIFHRIALVLVKIYISIIRGTPMLVQISVVFYGLPAIGIFIDPIPAAIIGFSLNIGAYGSETVRAAISSVPKGQWEAGYTIGMNYLQTFRRIIGPQAFRVAVPPLSNTFIGLFKDTSLASVVTVTEMFRVAQQMANMSYDFLPVYIEAGLVYWCFCWVLFFIQARIEKRMARYVAH; this is encoded by the coding sequence ATGACCGAGTCCCGTGTGGATTTGGTCATTAATGCTTTTTGGCCAATGGTTGAAGCCGCTTTTTTAGTGTCAATCCCATTGGCAATTTCATCCTTTATTATTGGGATGATTATTGCTGTAGGTGTAGCATTAATTCGTATTACCCCGGTTAATGGTATTTTTCATCGTATCGCGTTGGTGTTAGTGAAAATCTATATTTCCATCATTCGCGGCACACCAATGTTAGTACAAATTTCCGTAGTGTTTTACGGTTTACCTGCCATTGGCATTTTTATCGATCCTATTCCTGCGGCAATTATTGGTTTTTCACTCAATATTGGTGCTTATGGGTCGGAAACCGTTCGTGCAGCCATTTCTTCAGTTCCCAAAGGACAATGGGAAGCGGGCTATACCATTGGTATGAATTATCTTCAAACATTCCGTCGTATTATCGGACCGCAAGCATTCCGTGTAGCAGTTCCACCATTAAGTAATACCTTTATTGGTTTATTTAAAGATACATCTTTGGCATCAGTTGTGACTGTAACAGAAATGTTCCGCGTGGCACAACAAATGGCAAATATGTCCTATGATTTCTTGCCTGTTTATATTGAAGCAGGTTTAGTTTATTGGTGTTTCTGCTGGGTATTATTCTTTATTCAAGCGCGTATTGAAAAACGAATGGCACGCTATGTAGCACACTAG
- the tcyC gene encoding ABC transporter-like protein has translation MIKVKNIHKSFGDNSILRGIDLEITKGEVVVILGPSGSGKTTFLRCLNALEMPEQGTIEFDNANALKINFGARPSKKDILALRRKSGMVFQNYNLFPHKTALENVMEGPVQVQGKAKEQARQEALALLTKVGLADKADLYPFQLSGGQQQRVGIARALALQPELMLFDEPTSALDPELVQDVLDTMKSLAKEGWTMVVVTHEIKFALDVADLVIVMDGGVIVEQGSPQQLFDNPQHERTKSFLQRLRSH, from the coding sequence ATGATTAAAGTTAAAAATATTCATAAATCTTTTGGTGACAATAGCATTTTACGCGGCATTGATTTAGAGATTACCAAAGGCGAAGTTGTCGTTATTCTCGGTCCTTCAGGTTCAGGAAAAACCACTTTTTTACGTTGTTTGAATGCGCTTGAAATGCCCGAACAAGGCACGATTGAATTTGATAACGCCAATGCGTTAAAAATTAATTTTGGTGCTAGACCATCTAAAAAAGACATTCTTGCTTTGCGTCGAAAATCAGGAATGGTGTTCCAAAACTACAATCTGTTTCCCCATAAAACGGCGTTAGAAAATGTGATGGAAGGCCCAGTTCAGGTACAAGGAAAAGCCAAAGAACAAGCTCGCCAAGAAGCCTTGGCATTACTTACCAAAGTAGGGCTAGCTGACAAAGCGGATCTCTATCCGTTCCAGCTGTCAGGTGGACAACAGCAACGAGTAGGTATTGCGCGAGCCTTAGCATTACAACCAGAATTAATGCTCTTTGATGAACCTACTTCGGCCCTTGATCCTGAATTAGTGCAAGATGTATTAGATACCATGAAATCCCTTGCCAAAGAAGGCTGGACAATGGTAGTCGTGACACATGAAATTAAATTTGCACTTGATGTGGCAGATTTAGTGATTGTGATGGATGGTGGAGTCATTGTAGAACAAGGCTCACCACAACAGTTATTCGACAATCCTCAACACGAGCGTACGAAATCCTTTTTACAGCGTTTGCGTTCGCATTAA
- the trmA gene encoding tRNA (uracil-5-)-methyltransferase, protein MQLLPIEKYNELLAKKCEKLTALLSPFNTSSLDVFHSPVQHFRMRAEFRVWHDQGDLYHIMFDKETKQRYRVDSFPIASQLINQMMTALLPLLKEQDILTRKLFQIDYLSTLSNKIIVSLLYHKTLDEQWEVAARALKVRLEKLDFNVQLIGRATKQKICLDQDFVDEVLPINGKNYVYRQVENSFTQPNAAVNSKMLEWAIDCTKNSAGDLLELYCGNGNFSIALAQNFRKVLATEIAKPSVAAAQFNIAANGVDNLQIIRMSAEEFTQAMNGVREFNRLKGIDLKAYECNTIFVDPPRAGLDPETVRLVQNYDRILYISCNPHTLYDNLQELSKTHRIERAALFDQFPYTDHMESGVWLERK, encoded by the coding sequence ATGCAACTATTGCCTATTGAAAAATATAATGAATTATTGGCAAAAAAGTGTGAAAAATTGACCGCACTTTTATCACCATTTAATACGTCATCATTAGATGTATTTCATTCGCCAGTCCAGCATTTTCGTATGCGAGCAGAGTTTCGTGTATGGCATGATCAAGGTGATTTGTATCATATTATGTTCGATAAGGAAACGAAACAACGTTATCGTGTAGATAGTTTCCCGATTGCTAGTCAGCTAATTAATCAAATGATGACAGCGCTGTTGCCACTGTTAAAAGAGCAGGATATTTTAACGCGCAAATTATTCCAAATTGATTATCTTAGTACTTTGAGCAACAAGATTATTGTGAGTTTGTTGTACCACAAAACTTTAGATGAGCAATGGGAAGTCGCGGCGCGCGCGCTTAAAGTGCGGTTAGAAAAATTGGATTTTAATGTGCAACTCATTGGTCGCGCCACAAAACAAAAAATTTGTCTCGATCAGGACTTTGTGGATGAAGTTCTACCAATTAATGGTAAAAATTATGTTTATCGCCAAGTAGAAAATAGCTTTACCCAACCAAATGCAGCAGTAAATAGCAAAATGTTGGAATGGGCAATTGATTGCACGAAAAATTCAGCAGGCGATTTGCTTGAGCTTTATTGTGGCAATGGCAACTTTTCTATTGCCCTTGCGCAAAATTTCCGCAAAGTGTTGGCAACGGAAATTGCTAAGCCATCTGTGGCTGCGGCACAGTTTAATATTGCAGCTAATGGTGTGGACAATTTACAAATTATCCGTATGTCGGCGGAAGAATTTACCCAAGCGATGAACGGCGTGCGTGAGTTTAATCGTTTGAAGGGCATTGATTTAAAAGCCTATGAATGTAATACCATTTTTGTGGATCCGCCGCGCGCCGGGCTTGATCCTGAAACGGTGAGATTAGTGCAAAATTACGACCGTATTTTGTATATTTCCTGTAATCCGCATACCTTGTACGACAATTTGCAAGAATTAAGCAAAACGCATCGCATTGAGCGCGCGGCGTTATTTGATCAATTTCCTTATACCGATCATATGGAGTCAGGTGTTTGGTTGGAGCGTAAATAG